Proteins encoded together in one Ipomoea triloba cultivar NCNSP0323 chromosome 4, ASM357664v1 window:
- the LOC116017101 gene encoding DNA-directed RNA polymerases II and V subunit 8A-like — MAEFHFDDIIKVVQVDADGKKYDKVSRIDAKSQDGDADIVLDINSELYPVNKNDTYRMVLSHTLNLDGSAVGPKGNPKSLADKFEYIMHGLLYKVAEESSKVVVYISFGGLQLKLRSDPLKMHKFKLDQRLFLLLRKM; from the exons ATGGCTGAGTTTCACTTCGATGATATTATCAAGGTCGTCCAGGTGGATGCAGATGGTAAAAAATACGATAAAG TTTCTCGCATTGATGCAAAGAGCCAAGATGGCGATGCAGATATAGTTCTAGATATCAACTCCGAGTTATATCCTGTTAACAAGAATGATACATATCGGATGGTTTTATCACATACTCTTAATTTAGACGGTTCGGCTGTTGGTCCAAAG GGCAATCCGAAATCACTTGCAGACAAATTTGAGTATATCATGCATGGGCTTCTATATAAGGTCGCAGAAGAGTCATCTAAAGT GGTGGTATACATTTCTTTTGGAGGACTCCAACTGAAGCTGAGAAGTGACCCACTGAAAATGCACAAATTCAAGCTTGACCAAAGGCTTTTCctacttttgaggaaaatgtGA
- the LOC116017867 gene encoding transcription factor bHLH91-like encodes HHNHNSSEHDAAAAMEMELQQQLNLEMDQCYDNGHHQGDPHFMQKLGHEGGSVVVNNQGLSNWEELGFSHQFHQGSTELQNNNGHHHHHQPQSFQTHPMPETPAAPDLLNMFPLPRCSPSSLLPNPSFSSTFLTSLGLFGDLPAPDNGASPSTVVCDPSLLPLNLPPQPPLLRELFHSLPQGGYGGFGASRSGSLFGEVDEREVNGAFYQTVDGRDFENGVFELTGDMNVLAKNRDGKGTKHFATERQRRVHLNDKYEALKKLVPNPSKNDRASVVHDAIGYINELKRTVAELKILVEKKRCSRERMKRHKTEGCSSMEGGDLKSVEDVDQSYSGTTLRSSWLQRKSKNTEVDVRIIDDEVTVKLVQQKRINCLLFVSKALDELQLDLHHVAGGLIGDYYSFLFNSKICEGSTVYASAIANKLIEVVDKHYTAIAPTSSY; translated from the exons caccataaCCATAACTCTTCGGAGCACGACGCGGCGGCTGCCATGGAGATGGAGCTTCAGCAGCAGCTGAATCTTGAGATGGATCAGTGTTACGATAATGGTCATCACCAGGGTGATCCTCATTTCATGCAGAAATTGGGGCATGAGGGGGGGAGTGTTGTGGTGAATAATCAAGGGCTTTCAAATTGGGAAGAAttagggttttctcatcagttccACCAAGGCTCAACTGAGCTGCAGAATAATAatggtcatcatcatcatcatcagccaCAGAGCTTTCAAACTCATCCCATGCCTGAAACCCCAGCAGCACCAGACCTGCTTAACATGTTCCCTTTGCCAAGATGCTCTCCATCTTCTCTGCTCCCAAACCCATCCTTTTCCTCAACCTTCTTGACCTCATTAGGCCTGTTTGGGGACCTCCCAGCACCAGATAATGGTGCATCACCTTCAACTGTGGTGTGTGACCCTTCTTTGCTGCCTTTAAACCTCCCCCCACAGCCCCCTCTTCTGAGAGAGCTCTTCCACTCCTTGCCACAGGGTGGCTATGGTGGCTTTGGGGCCTCAAGGAGTGGCTCCTTGTTTGGTGAGGTGGATGAGAGAGAGGTGAATGGTGCTTTCTACCAAACTGTGGATGGCAGGGATTTTGAAAATGGGGTTTTTGAGTTGACTGGGGATATGAATGTCTTGGCTAAGAATAGGGATGGGAAAGGCACCAAACACTTTGCCACTGAGAGACAAAGGAGAGTCCATTTGAATGACAAGTATGAAGCTCTAAAGAAATTGGTCCCCAACCCATCAAAG AATGATAGGGCCTCAGTTGTGCATGATGCCATTGGCTACATAAATGAGCTGAAGAGGACAGTGGCTGAGCTCAAGATTCTGGTGGAGAAGAAGAGGTGCAGCAGGGAGAGAATGAAGAGACACAAAACAGAAGGCTGCAGCTCCATGGAGGGTGGAGATCTGAAATCTGTGGAGGATGTGGACCAATCCTACAGTGGAACCACACTCAGAAGCTCTTGGCTTCAGAGGAAATCCAAGAACACTGAGGTCGATGTTCGCATAATCGACGATGAAGTCACTGTCAAACTTGTCCAGCAGAAGAGGATCAACTGCCTCCTCTTTGTCTCCAAGGCTCTTGATGAACTCCAGCTTGATCTCCACCATGTTGCTGGAGGCCTCATTGGTGATTACTATAGCTTCCTCTTCAACTCCAAG ATTTGTGAAGGCTCTACAGTGTATGCCAGTGCTATTGCCAATAAGCTGATTGAGGTTGTGGACAAGCATTATACAGCCATTGCACCAACCAGTAGCTACTGA
- the LOC116017872 gene encoding BTB/POZ domain-containing protein At5g17580 — MAAKSSIGSISRKPSKNAASVLQICVCGVTCSVNRELLAENCARVAAVLRENPQDNLSLLLGEIPGDPQTFEVVARFCHGLEIELSTENVVHVCCLAYYLGMTEDHRTNNLLKRALIYFQHNVVPSWNKSIRALKTTENVLQQAIEIGLVDACAESLVAQALDDPRLLGEPVKIDGCDGEENGLRASARRKLFDIEWKSEDLTVLAIRLYEPIISAMIHRQVPLEYVAASLCQYVKNWISDNSTMYKKNSEREVIEAIQRLLPDEKGLISCRSLFEMLQSAIALGASVECRDGLELRIGKQLDQATVQDLLKLCQLYTKDEKYDAECLKRILKNYYCNYTSSDISGLIAVAELIDEFLAEASRDTDMNASTFVSLAELSASVSTETKGSSDGIYRAVDIYLDKHRCLTESEREEVCSVLDCNKMSPEACEHAAQNQRLPLRLVVQVLFVGQLKLRDTIANGAQSSDRGLVKGEEEHEEAASRAGRVEEEVKEEMQKMSNKVLELERECSEMKEIQRGCCNKTVKEKGSMWREMKRKLGCMTTMHDCNCHVKKKKVQSKNVK; from the exons ATGGCTGCTAAGAGCAGCATAGGTTCTATATCCAG GAAACCGAGCAAGAATGCAGCTTCAGTTCTGCAGATATGTGTGTGTGGAGTGACATGCTCAGTGAATAGG GAACTTCTGGCTGAAAACTGTGCTAGAGTGGCTGCAGTGCTGAGAGAGAATCCTCAGGATAATCTGTCACTTTTGCTGGGGGAGATTCCTGGTGATCCACAAACATTTGAGGTGGTAGCGAGGTTCTGTCATGGTCTTGAAATCGAGCTGTCAACCGAGAATGTTGTTCATGTTTGCTGTCTCGCATACTACCTCGGGATGACTGAGGATCACAGAACCAACAATCTCCTCAAAAGGGCGCTCATCTACTTCCAACATAACGTCGTCCCAAGCTGGAACAAATCCATTAGAGCCCTCAAGACCACCGAGAATGTTCTGCAACAGGCTATTGAGATTGGGCTGGTCGATGCCTGTGCAGAGTCCCTCGTCGCTCAAGCACTCGATGATCCCCGCCTTCTTGGCGAACCGGTCAAGATAGATGGTTGTGATGGAGAAGAAAATGGGCTTAGGGCGAGTGCGAGGAGGAAGCTGTTCGATATTGAATGGAAATCCGAGGACTTGACAGTGCTAGCTATTAGGCTTTATGAACCCATTATTTCTGCAATGATTCACCGCCAAGTTCCACTGGAATACGTGGCTGCATCGCTCTGTCAGTACGTTAAAAACTGGATTTCAGACAATTCAACAATGTACAAAAAGAACTCTGAGAGAGAAGTGATTGAAGCGATTCAGAGACTGTTACCTGATGAGAAAGGGCTGATTTCTTGCAGATCACTGTTTGAAATGCTGCAATCTGCGATAGCGTTGGGTGCTAGCGTCGAATGCAGGGATGGATTGGAGCTCAGAATTGGAAAACAGCTTGATCAGGCAACGGTCCAGGACCTGTTAAAACTATGTCAATTATACACGAAAGATGAAAAATACGACGCAGAATGTCTGAAGAGAATATTGAAGAACTACTACTGCAATTACACCAGTTCAGATATCTCCGGTTTGATTGCAGTGGCAGAGCTCATCGACGAGTTCCTGGCAGAGGCTTCTCGCGACACAGACATGAACGCGAGCACATTCGTGTCACTTGCAGAGCTATCAGCCTCGGTTTCAACAGAAACCAAGGGAAGCTCTGATGGTATATACAGAGCTGTCGATATCTACCTGGATAAACACAGATGCCTGACAGAATCCGAGAGGGAGGAGGTCTGCAGCGTGCTCGACTGCAACAAGATGTCCCCCGAGGCCTGTGAACACGCTGCACAGAATCAGCGGCTGCCACTCAGACTCGTGGTGCAGGTTCTGTTCGTAGGACAGCTGAAACTGCGAGACACCATTGCCAACGGGGCCCAGAGCTCTGATCGGGGGCTGGTGAAGGGGGAGGAAGAACACGAAGAAGCAGCGTCGAGAGCGGGGAGGGTCGAAGAAGAGGTGAAGGAGGAGATGCAGAAGATGAGCAACAAGGTGTTGGAGCTCGAGAGGGAATGCAgtgagatgaaggagattcaAAGAGGGTGCTGTAATAAGACTGTTAAGGAGAAAGGTAGCATGTGGAGGGAAATGAAAAGGAAGCTGGGGTGCATGACCACCATGCATGACTGTAATTGCCatgtgaagaagaaaaaagttcAATCCAAGaatgtaaaataa